Proteins encoded together in one Chelonoidis abingdonii isolate Lonesome George chromosome 1, CheloAbing_2.0, whole genome shotgun sequence window:
- the LOC116824107 gene encoding arf-GAP with dual PH domain-containing protein 1-like, with amino-acid sequence MTEKDDKNMKALKEVWRRAENALCADCGKPDPDWASHTLGVFICLSCSGIHRNIPNISKVKSLRMDHWDEAQVQFLEQHGNAVAKATYEAHIPIYYYQPTHADCQVLREQWIRAKYERKEFTEPGRQLPYSNGLKEGILWKRGRDNGQFLPRKFLLSERDGCLKYFAKPEAKEPKINIKIDTINATFQPVKIKNPNGLQISYLKDNKTRNIFLYHEDGKEIVDWFNAIRAVQVHYLKVAFPVASDNEIKSRLMQKFLKEGYMEKTGPRQREAFRKRWFTLDRRRLMYFKDPLDAFAKGEVFVGSREHGYSVKQGLPAGAQGGFSWQYGLTIVTPDREYLFTCETECDQQDWIAAFTWVVEQPMTPQEYAIEAYFKLSS; translated from the exons ATGACTGAAAAGGATGACAAGAATATGAAAGCCCTAAAAGAGGTGTGGAGGAGAGCTGAGAATGCCTTGTGCGCAGACTGTGGGAAGCCAG ATCCTGACTGGGCATCTCATACTTTGGGTGTCTTTatctgcctgagctgctcagggaTCCACCGCAATATCCCTAACATTAGCAAAGTTAAATCCTTGAGGATGGACCACTGGGACGAGGCCCAGGTGCAG TTCCTGGAGCAGCATGGGAACGCAGTGGCTAAAGCCACATACGAGGCTCACATCCCCATTTACTATTACCAGCCAACCCACGCTGACTGCCA AGTCCTGAGAGAGCAGTGGATACGGGCCAAGTATGAACGCAAGGAATTCACTGAGCCAGGGAGACAGCTGCCGTATTCCAATG GGCTGAAGGAAGGGATCCTATGGAAACGGGGCCGGGATAACGGGCAGTTCTTACCCCGCAAGTTTCTCTTGTCTGAGCGAGATGGGTGTCTCAAGTATTTTGCCAAACCAGAG gcaaaagagcccaaaataaatattaaaattgaCACCATCAATGCCACATTCCAGCCAGTGAAGATCAAGAACCCCAATGGCCTGCAGATCAGCTACCTCAAGGACAACAAGACCCGCAATATCTTCCTCTACCATGAGGATGGAAAG GAGATAGTGGACTGGTTCAATGCGATACGTGCAGTGCAGGTTCATTACCTGAAGGTGGCATTTCCTGTGGCCAGTGACAATGAG ATCAAAAGCCGACTAATGCAGAAATTCCTGAAGGAGGGGTACATGGAGAAGACTGGTCCCAGG CAGAGAGAGGCCTTCAGGAAGCGCTGGTTCACACTGGATCGCCGCAGACTCATGTACTTCAAAGATCCGTTG GATGCATTTGCTAAAGGCGAAGTGTTCGTGGGGAGTAGGGAGCATGGATACAGCGTCAAGCaagggctgccagcaggggctcagggcggCTTCTCCTGGCAGTATGGCCTCACCATTGTTACCCCTGACCGGGAATATCTCTTTACCTGCGAGACAGAATGCGACCAGCAGGACTGGATCGCGGCCTTCACTTGGGTCGTTGAACAGCCCATGACTCCCCAGGAGTATGCAA TTGAAGCCTACTTCAAGCTCAGCTCTTAG